The Culex quinquefasciatus strain JHB chromosome 2, VPISU_Cqui_1.0_pri_paternal, whole genome shotgun sequence genome contains the following window.
ACACTTCCTCTGAGTTTTTCCGCGATGGTCACGCATCTTGGACAAAACCATTCTTGTTTCTTGGGTGGATCTTTTGGAACATTTGCACAACTTTTGTGAAACCAATGTTGGCAATCGTCACAACCTATCATCTTATCCTTTTCATCAGCATCATTACAAAGCTGACAGTGACCATTCGTATTGCCACTAaacttgaacaattttgaagccATATTGCTTCTTTACACTCTTTTTAGtaaatttgcgattttttccTAACTGATCACTTCTTACGAGCTAATGTTGTAGACTTACTACTTTTCTGCTGTAGCTCGTTGCGATGGTGATGCTGCGATGCTCGTTGCGCTGCTCGTTACGCTGCTCGTTGCGTTGCTGATTCTGCAATGCTCGATGTGATGCTTCGATGTCTCGTTGTCCACACGACGATAGATTTTCCTTCAGATTGATCTGCTTCGATTGACGATTCACTGATGAAACTCCTTGGCGCATGTAGGCTCGACCTGATGTCGAATGCGACCGGGCAATCTCTAATTGACCGGATTTCTTCGTTGTAACGTGCTCTTCCAGTGAACACGACAGTTGCTGATTATTGATATCCAACCGGACTTATTCGATGTCCGGACCAGGCACACTTATCCGCAATTCGGGTGTGACCGAACAGATTTGTCCGGATTTCGACGAGCGCACTTTTCCAACCGTATGTTGAAGGCGACCGATCGGCACGTGGCACTTGAtcggattttgatgaacacgaGTCAACCTAGACGTTGGTCGCGGCCGAAGGAAAGTGAACTACTTCTCACTTTTACACATGAGTCACTATTTTGTGAAAACTCGGCAAATTCCACAAACACTTGGTTCTTACTTTTGAACCATCACCAGTTTTGTACTTTTCCTCTCTGGAGCCACCATAAAATGTAATGTGCAGTGCATTACTTCaataacattattttcggaTTATTAATAAATTAACCCGGCGTAAGTTCGAGGATGTAAACTAACAAACTGGTgattaaaaagtgactgtttattaaaaagtttcggTTACATTATATAGTTCCTTAAATTTAGTACAATTTTTCAATGCTCTCAATCAAGAGATTTCTCTCTTGTTCTAAATCTCTCTCCTGGACTTTTGTCCTTTTCTTCCATACGCGCATAGCTTGTCTATCTCGCTTACGCGGCGATCATAGTTCGTTCTATGTTTTGTCCTCTCTATTCTAGTGGCGTCGTTCGCTCAATTTCTACTTTCTCTCTGCTTTGATCGATTAATCCGTTTGCTCGATCGTCCCTTTCACTCTATACATGCTACTTTGTATTCAGGTGCGCGAACATGCTTCGGGTGCTTGTTCTCAAGCTCTGTGCGGACAATACCGTCTTTTCGTGTTTCTGATTCTAGGATCTGATAAACTTGCAGGATATATGGTTATGTCTTCGTTTGAATTTTAACCTTCTGATTTGTACTTCTGAAAAGGGTTTTCTGATGTTCCTAGAAACCTAGCTGCCTTTCCTGTCGATAATGGTTTTCTTGGATTTCGTGTTTCTTACaggaaatgtaataaaataaatctttcTTCTAAATTACCCGACACcgcttgaatttcttgattttcgtGATTGTTGCGTCACAGGATGCGCGAGTAAGTTTTTTCTAATAATTGAAACTACTTCGGTTAATTTAACTTCAACTAAATCTGACACCGTCAGCTACAGACATAGAGACCACCGTAATGATTTTGGGCGCCACTTCCGTCGGCTCCAGCACCACCACTCGAATCGTTAAACAGCGAGTATTCGTGCGCCTCCCCAATTCGCATGAAGGTTGTTGTTGATCTTGGACTGCAGTTGCTGGGCGATGGCCGCTGCGGCTGCTGCTGAGAAGGTTGGTGTTCCGCTGTCGACTGGAccggtgctgctgctggaaaCGAAGGCAGTTGTTGATATTGTCACTGTCGCGGATTAAGTGGGCGCGATTTGTTGGCGTGAGCTGGAGGTTGTCCGATCGGGGAAATTGATCTGCTTGAGCCGGATTCGATTGAGGCCGGTGGAGTTGGTGATGAAGGCTTAGCCGCTtcgatttaagaaaaaaaaaatataaattaatttatataatACCATCCGGATTGTCCAGGAGTTGCAAAAGAAGTTGGAGGAGTAAGGTCTTCATTTGCGTTTGAATCTTCCAACCAATCTGGAATTTCCAAAAACAAAGGTTGACTTCTCACCTTCGTCCGGTGTTGCACCTTCCGGACCGTCTGGAAGATGCAAAAGCAAAAGTCATACATTCCTCCTCCAACGATCGTTGCACCTTCCGGACttccaaaaacaaagaatgaaATGTTTCTCCAGCCAAGTTTGTACCTGCCGGACAATCCGGATTCCGGATGGGGCAAAAATTGTTGGAGGAGGAAGTTTTTCCTTTGCTTTTGCATCTTGAGACACAGCGGGAACTGGATTGCCACTTTTGCCAGCTGAAAAAGTGGTCAATCAATCCTCCCGGACCATTTCGGCAAGGGGGAAGTAGATTGACATTTCTTCCAGCTGGCAAAAGTGGACCACCCAAGGACCACCACAACTCCCGGACCTTCCGAAAAGAAAAAGCAAATTTGTCACTTCCACCAGCTGGAAAATAGATAACTGAACATTCCGAACCATTCGGAGAAGCTGAGAAAATGGGCCTCTGCTACACCCGGAACGTTCcgggaaagaaaaaaacaaaattgccgCTTCCAGAACTGAACTTACCTCGACTTAGAAAAAAAGCTGACTGCTGCTGACCATTTCTTCGCCAAGTCCAAACTACTCAAACGCCAGTTCAGCTTTTGAACTGTCGTTTGAGTGAAAAATCCACTCATAATCAAGTTCAGAAAACCACTCATTTTCAGTTCGAGCTCCGAACTTGATTATGAGTGGATTTGAACTTGATTTTGAGTACATCCAGCTGACCGTGTAGGCAAAAGAAAAACATATCGTTTAGTAAATATCTCAAAGCAAAACGATAAGTTTGTGTTCGCGCGCGCAGTATTTTAGGATGTTTTTCTAGGACTTTGATGTCGTGATTTTGAATCCGTTCAGATTTCGCAATGGAAGATCCAGCGGCCCTCGAATCGTACCTGGGCCAGCTGGTGCAACGACTTGACCAGGCAGAACAAAGTTCCAATTCCTTCCAGAAAGCCAACACAATCCGGAATCTGAGCTCGCAACTTTTCGCCGAAGCACAGGCAACGtgagttaaatttaattttgggtGGCTCGTTGACGCCCTGATGGGAACCAAAAacctttttatttgatttagaaACGATGAGCGCCTCGCTGTTTCCATCCTGGCGCGATACTTGGATCAGTACCAGGACACAGTTATGGACACCGACACGGTCAACAACTACTGCGACTCGGTGGCCGAGCTGCTCCAGAACGAAGACGAAGAGGAACCGGGCATTACCGAGAGCATGCTCGGCGATCCGTTGAGCTACTTTTCCAATGACCAGCGCAGACTGTGCCAAGGAACGTTCGAAGACTGCACCAGCTGGCAACCGAGCGCGTCCGATTTGCAGGCCGTCTTTCAGCGAGTCACTCAGAACGTCGTGGTGGCACCGGAAGTGGTTCCGGCTAAAGCGGCGGTGCCAAAGGCCACCTTGTCGGCGGTTGAGGAAATCTCCCGTCGCGTTTTTGGTCCAAAACCGTCGATCTTTGCACCGAAGGTACCGATTATGGCgaaaccggttccggtggaGGTTGCTCAGCCGAAAGTGGCGCCGAATGAACCCGGTAAGGAGAGTTCCGCCGCTGGGACTAGCTTCCGAACGGCCAAGGACGAGCTGCAGATTCAGAATGTTAAGAAGTATGGTACGGCGAATCCTGCTGGGAAGACGCCCTTATTCGCTTATGGAAGCAAAAAATCGCTGGGTGGTCGTCGGACGCTCGGGAGCAAATTTGTCTGTCCGATTCGCAACGACGACGAAGAGAACAAGCCACCTTCGAGGCAGCAGCACGGGGACAATCAATCTGCGGCGTCCGGGTCGAGTCAGGAGGAGTTGGAAGAGGTTGACGAACGGCTGCGCAACATCGATCCCAAAATGGTCGAGTTAATTCGGAACGAAATCATGGATCGTTTCTCTCCCGTAACGTGGGACGACATCGCGGGGCTCGAGTACGCCAAGCAAATTATTCGCGAAGCCATCGTGTGTCCGCTGCTGCGGCCGGACATCTTCACCGGATTGCGCAAACCTCCGCGGGGAATTCTCCTGTTTGGACCGCCCGGAACGGGCAAAACTCTGATCGGCAAGTGCATCGCATCGCAGTCCAACGCCACGTTTTTCTCGATTAGCGCGTCCTCGCTAACTTCGAAGTGGATCGGCGAGGGAGAAAAGATGGTCCGAACGCTGTTTGCGGTGGCCGCCGTGCACCAGCCGGCGGTCGTATTCATCGACGAGATCGATTCCCTACTCTGCCAGCGGTCTGAAACGGAGCACGAAAGTTCGCGCCGACTCAAAACGGAATTCCTCATTCAGCTGGACGGAGCTGCCACCGCCGATGACGAGCGAATCCTCATCGTCGGTGCCACCAATCGGCCCCAGGAACTGGACGAAGCGGCTCGGCGGCGCCTCGTCAAACGCCTGTACATTCCACTGCCGGAACTGAACGCACGAACCCAGATCTTAAGTCGGCTTCTCGCCAGCGAGAAGAACTCCCTCACCGACGGTCAGATTGCCGAGATTGGCCAGCTGACGGAGGGCTTCTCGGGGGCCGACATGAAGGTGCTCTGCCACGAAGCCTCGATGGGGCCGATTCGGTCCATTTCGTACGATCAGCTGGTGCAGGTGGCGAAGGAAGACGTCCGGGCGGTTAATTACGACGATTTTAAAACGGCGCTGAGTCGGGTGCGGGCGAGCGTTTCGCAAGGAGATCTGGTGCAGTACGTGCAGTGGGATCGTCTCTACGGGTCGGGCAGTTCCGGCTGATGATGACAGGTAACGGTGGTGGTTTGtgttttgtttctgtttttgGACAAATATTATAGTTCTTTTGTATTTGAGAAAGAATTATTTTGATGACTTCCTTGTAAGATAACCTTGACCTTCAGAACTTCCAAGAATCGCAGCTCTTGCAAAGGACCAAACCACCTCCAGCGAGCTGAGTGTGGAAGGAGAGAGACTCTTCTTATTAGTACGCAGTTATTTCAAAGACCGATGGTTTTTATCGGTGAGGAGGACAAGCGCTACATTTCACATGATTACTCTTGGTCACATGGATGGCCTAATGAAGCAGTGCGTAGCCAACTGTTTGACAAACTAGATTCCATGCATCGATGCAATGAACACCGGACCTTGGGCTGCTATGGAGCAAGAGGACTTGCTAGTTGCtggaaaatatatgaaaaagaagTCTTCCACGCTACGTACACCGTAAAAAAAGGAGCAACATGAATCTTGAATACTTGATAATAATGTAAATGTCGCATAATACTCGCGCAGTATTCCTAGGTTGCATACCGTATCGACTCCAATATTGGCTTCATATTGGTGCAGTATCAGAAGTGAATTGCCCTTTGGTTGAATAAGATTTAAAAGGCGAGAGAATGCCACGAAGAACTAGGAAAAACCGCCTTCTATGGCGTGGCTTCGATCCATGCTGGACCAACTCtttatgaattaaatttttataatatgtTGCTTTTAGaaacgatttccaaaaaagggGCAGTATTGATTTATCATGAGAAAGAGCTTCAGATACTTGAATAGCACGTCCCGAGAAGGGAAAGGATGTTCcatttcgcgaaattttggattgctactcTGTATACAGTATATAGAGCCCTAAGATGAAGTTCTTCATCAAGCTATCCGTAGTCAGcatggataggtaatcgaaaaacattCCCGATGAGCCATAATTTGAATGGATGAAGCTTGAAAATCCGACTCTAAAATTTGTTTGTAAGTAAGCTTAGTAGATTGTACAACAAATTTATTTTCCATTTAACGACGTCGAACGCTGATTAGCACGCAGAAACTTCTgtaaaagtgtaaacaaaggtCTGTAACGTGTTTTTTTGGGtacagttttattttattttttcattagatATTATGCACAATACATGAAGGGCCCAAAACTATCGACTCCCACCAAAAAACGGAATCTAGTTTAATCCTTCACGGACTGCAGCAGTCCGGCGGCCTTCATGCGCTCGAACGACTTGTTGGCGTCGTACGTCCTGTAAACAAaggaaaacccaaaaaaaaaagttagtttgCTCCCATGTTCCCGGAAGTTCCGACAACACACTCACTTGTAAAAGTCGGCGTAGGCCTGCTTCTTGGGGTCCACGTACAGCAGCTTGACGGCGATCACGGAGATCGTGCACAGCACGCCGGACACGATCAGGTTGCGCTTGATGGACGCGTTATGCAGTCCGCGCAGCACCGGCTTCGGGATCTTGGCAGCGACCTCAGACATCTGTGCGGATGGAGAAAAAAGATGGTTCCATTACGTAATTTAGACAGGCGTTTTGTTTTGTTGCCAAAAAGTTGTCGGAACAGAAACAAATTTGCGCAAAATACTCTTCTGTTCTTGCAGAACtaaattccatacaaattacAATAATGTATCGAGAAAATACTCACTTTTTGGGGATTTATTTGCACAAAATTTGTCCGGAAAAAACCTTGCAAGAGTTTTCGAGCTGCAAAACAGATGTGTCAAGCGCGAGGTGCTCGGAATGATTGGAAAACGGCCAGCTGAGGGTGACGTTATCGTTTTCACAGGGTGCTTAGATTTGTGTGTCTGTGCGGATAACCAAGAAAGTTTTCTCTTAGAAATTATATTCAAGCCAGGGACCAAGAGAATACAAAACTGATCGCTTGagggtttgaaaaaatatttcacatttttaaaataaagtgaaCCTCGCTTTTGACAGTCCATATAGGGTGAACGTTCCATAAACTGGTAGCACAAAATAGGGTATACAGGACATTTAtgagtaaatttgaaaatatttaattttaatatttaggtttgtaattttgaaatttctatttattgtccagttattttttttgtttagaccGAGCCATGccgtaacgcttccgcctcatAAACGGAAGTTCAGAACCCGGTGCGGACAAACATAACTGGTAATCGAtgcccttctggattcgatttctAAGTAAGGAAAAATAGTTTATAGTCACAAGCTGGACATTATCTTCTTGGAATGTTGACATTCAACACTAAAACATGTTAATaagttaacatttaaaaaaaataacgagtGACTTCGTTCTCAAAAGGctggataatattttattttatctagttatttattttttacaaaacatattcaaaattgttcatcaaaaacaaaatttaaaataattttacacaaaaaacaactttttttcaattgcacatTTGCTGGCTCTTTTACCCTATATTTAGCATCATAAGGGGTAAAGCGACCAAATAGCGGGGGCCACGGTCCAACCAATGTGAGTATCGCGGCCCATACatacaatttgacaatcttgccatcaggctggctgttgtcaaaggttgccttgagttttcagctgactttttgggaaatattcaaaacaaaccaagttgacagccaaataaacgcaaatttcagttcaacttgctgatttttacactgcggtagttaggcggcaataatctactgtcactcacagcgaaggagaaacgtgattttatctcgcaataagcaatatgtataaataaatatttatattaaatacaaatatatctggagtttttttttataaaaaggtccaataaaccaaattttcagttttgctttttgggtgttttttaatacccctgattcaaggcggtttcaaaaacaccctaaaagcaAAAAGTGGAAATTTGATGTATTGACCTTAAAAAAGCTTCAGACATGATACATAAACAAtatctcgacttttttttttttattaggtcctataaacatatgaaagacaatgttTATGGGTTTATGCCCAAACCACCCCAAACCATTCTAAAATGTTGACAGCTTTTAAATGTTAGGACCGAGATTTCCTAAAAAGGGTCCACGTGGTTTTTGGATCGTCCCTGTAGTAAACAATCTAAACACGATTTTTCTTAGCAAAATTAAATCAGAATATTtctaatggatttttaaataaattacttCTCGGCCTTTCTTggcagaaaaaataatgtttttactGATTTTCTTTTGACAGTTTTACCAGCTGTAgcatgatattttatttttcgatattttgctactgagcaattctctgaaatttcggtcattcgatttttttttgtatttttcaatccggctgaaactttttttgtgcctttggttatgcccaaagaagccattttgcattattaggttgtccatataattttctatacaaatttgacagctgctcatacaaaaatgatatacgcaaatttgaaaatctgtatcttttgaaggaatttgttgatcgatttggtatcttcggcaaagttttaggtatggataaggaccacactgaaaaaaattatacacggtaaaaaaatggtgaatttttatttcactttttgtctctaaaacttgatttgcaaaaaaacactatttttgtttttttttaatgttttaggggacatcaaatgccaacttttcagaaatttccagaatgggctaaaaatctttgaccgagttctgaatttttgaatcaatattgatttaacaaaaaaatcaaaaaaatttcatcttcatatttcgatgtaaaattgaatttgcaatcaaaaagtactttagtgaagttttgataaagtgttttcgttttcaagttatatcaatttttaagtaactattttaaaaatagtcgcagttatttattttttgaaattagtgcgcatgtttgcccacttttgaaaaaaatatttttgaaaagcggagaaaactccaaaaaaaatatctatattttaattttttgaactttgtttatacgacccttagttgctgagatattgtcatgcaaagatttaaaaacaggaaaattctcgggtgagttttcaaaaagccgtaagagccaccgtgacctccgacactaattttcatttttctccaaattgaaacaaaatttcgtttATCTTTAATTTagagcacttgaaggacgtgtagatgaacaatctcaagcattttagaaatagttttttcgtaagtaggtcgagtACCGTTGCAAAAAGgtctttgtttaccaatggctcttacgtctttttgaaaactaatccgagaattgatgtttttcaagtctctaccaaacaaccattttctaatgacgatatctcagcaactaatggtccgattttcaatgtcaaaatatgaaacattcgtgaaattttccgatcttttcgaaaaca
Protein-coding sequences here:
- the LOC6051866 gene encoding fidgetin-like protein 1; the encoded protein is MEDPAALESYLGQLVQRLDQAEQSSNSFQKANTIRNLSSQLFAEAQATNDERLAVSILARYLDQYQDTVMDTDTVNNYCDSVAELLQNEDEEEPGITESMLGDPLSYFSNDQRRLCQGTFEDCTSWQPSASDLQAVFQRVTQNVVVAPEVVPAKAAVPKATLSAVEEISRRVFGPKPSIFAPKVPIMAKPVPVEVAQPKVAPNEPGKESSAAGTSFRTAKDELQIQNVKKYGTANPAGKTPLFAYGSKKSLGGRRTLGSKFVCPIRNDDEENKPPSRQQHGDNQSAASGSSQEELEEVDERLRNIDPKMVELIRNEIMDRFSPVTWDDIAGLEYAKQIIREAIVCPLLRPDIFTGLRKPPRGILLFGPPGTGKTLIGKCIASQSNATFFSISASSLTSKWIGEGEKMVRTLFAVAAVHQPAVVFIDEIDSLLCQRSETEHESSRRLKTEFLIQLDGAATADDERILIVGATNRPQELDEAARRRLVKRLYIPLPELNARTQILSRLLASEKNSLTDGQIAEIGQLTEGFSGADMKVLCHEASMGPIRSISYDQLVQVAKEDVRAVNYDDFKTALSRVRASVSQGDLVQYVQWDRLYGSGSSG
- the LOC6031325 gene encoding cytochrome c oxidase subunit 6C, with the protein product MSEVAAKIPKPVLRGLHNASIKRNLIVSGVLCTISVIAVKLLYVDPKKQAYADFYKTYDANKSFERMKAAGLLQSVKD